A single region of the Lysinibacillus sp. B2A1 genome encodes:
- a CDS encoding 16S rRNA (uracil(1498)-N(3))-methyltransferase, with amino-acid sequence MQRYFIEASIEKARISGEDAYHIERVMRMKEGDKIVVVAQENAHICTIAAFEGDEVVIQPTGETIPSPELPVQVTVACGLPKGDKLELITQKATELGMFALLPFEAERSIVKWDKKKGVKKKERLQKIAKEAAEQSHRTHIPEIYEPISFKQLVNQVDDFDAVFIADEEDAKAEKRTRFAEKLKNAYDKKSKSILIIFGPEGGIARKEADALLQAGAQTMSLGPRILRAETAPLYALSAISYEFE; translated from the coding sequence ATGCAGCGTTATTTTATTGAGGCGTCTATTGAAAAAGCACGAATAAGTGGTGAAGACGCATACCATATTGAACGAGTAATGCGAATGAAAGAAGGAGACAAAATTGTAGTTGTGGCTCAAGAGAATGCCCACATTTGTACAATTGCAGCCTTTGAAGGAGATGAGGTAGTTATACAACCTACAGGGGAGACTATTCCTTCTCCAGAGTTGCCTGTTCAAGTCACAGTGGCCTGTGGATTGCCAAAAGGTGATAAATTAGAGCTTATTACACAAAAAGCTACAGAGCTTGGCATGTTTGCTCTATTACCTTTTGAAGCAGAGCGTTCTATTGTGAAATGGGATAAAAAGAAGGGTGTAAAAAAGAAAGAGCGTCTGCAAAAAATTGCAAAAGAGGCGGCTGAACAATCTCATCGTACACATATTCCAGAAATTTATGAACCTATTTCTTTTAAACAGCTAGTAAATCAGGTGGACGATTTTGACGCAGTGTTTATCGCAGATGAAGAAGATGCCAAGGCCGAAAAACGTACGAGGTTTGCGGAGAAGTTAAAAAACGCTTATGATAAAAAGTCGAAATCAATTCTTATTATCTTTGGTCCAGAAGGAGGCATTGCTAGAAAAGAAGCGGATGCTCTGTTGCAGGCTGGAGCTCAAACTATGTCTTTAGGACCCCGAATTTTACGGGCAGAAACAGCGCCACTTTATGCACTTTCTGCCATATCTTATGAATTTGAGTAA
- a CDS encoding Uracil permease — translation MSDQLDNQILPCPVRSTEQIPLTNAVTPVVATPVTAPTIKVPVVLAEPTLQIVVESDITLSPAATEIKRVKKNVFLNQVKLVPVSFARIGNTDFFRVTRAKLFVAGHIRKNIEYASSACSGALRDRIADVAFSGFTDLTFPQTAGGPTPILGISEFAEANFLNEATQIDARLDKAFFQNLVKYNEQPFGELVAANFFELDFSPNMASPEGTFCTLREKIVLDLTVKVLQVQQVRLGTGSSVITPVLSGLTPPASPTIDPPIIPPTDHC, via the coding sequence TTGAGTGATCAATTAGATAATCAGATTCTACCTTGCCCTGTAAGATCAACTGAGCAAATCCCATTAACAAATGCTGTTACTCCTGTAGTTGCTACACCAGTTACAGCTCCAACTATTAAAGTTCCAGTTGTACTTGCCGAACCAACACTTCAAATCGTTGTGGAGTCGGATATTACGCTTAGTCCTGCTGCAACTGAAATCAAAAGAGTGAAGAAAAATGTATTTCTAAATCAAGTTAAACTAGTACCAGTTAGCTTTGCACGTATAGGCAACACTGACTTTTTTAGGGTAACAAGAGCTAAATTATTTGTAGCAGGACATATTCGTAAAAATATCGAATATGCTTCATCAGCATGTAGTGGGGCACTTCGAGATAGAATTGCCGATGTTGCATTTTCTGGTTTCACAGACCTTACTTTCCCACAAACAGCTGGAGGTCCTACTCCCATTTTAGGCATTTCAGAGTTTGCTGAAGCGAACTTCCTAAATGAAGCTACGCAAATAGACGCTCGATTAGATAAGGCTTTCTTCCAAAATCTCGTTAAATACAATGAGCAACCATTTGGCGAGTTAGTAGCAGCGAACTTCTTTGAACTTGATTTTTCACCAAATATGGCATCACCTGAAGGTACTTTCTGTACACTACGTGAAAAAATCGTACTAGATCTTACTGTAAAAGTACTACAAGTTCAACAAGTCCGCCTTGGCACTGGCAGTAGTGTAATAACTCCTGTTCTTTCAGGGCTTACACCTCCAGCTAGTCCTACTATCGATCCTCCTATTATTCCACCCACTGACCATTGTTAA
- a CDS encoding Uracil permease, translating to MKRGNFLSDQLENQMLPCPVTSTEQIPLNNEATPLVATPLTAPTIKVPVVLAEPTLQIVVESDITLNPAATEIKRVKKNVFLNQVKLVPVSFARIGNTDFFRVTRAKLFVAGHIRKNIEYASSACSGALRDRIADVAFSGFTDLTFPQTAGGPTPILGISEFAEANFLNEATQMDARLDKAFFQNLVKYNEQPFGELVAANFFELDFSPIMATPEGTFSTLREKIVLELTVKVLQVQQVRLGAGSSVITPVLLGLTPPTSP from the coding sequence ATGAAAAGAGGGAATTTTTTGAGCGATCAATTAGAAAATCAAATGCTACCTTGTCCAGTAACATCAACTGAACAAATACCATTAAATAATGAGGCTACTCCATTAGTCGCTACACCGCTTACAGCTCCAACTATTAAAGTTCCAGTTGTACTTGCTGAACCAACACTTCAAATCGTTGTGGAGTCGGATATTACGCTTAATCCTGCTGCAACTGAAATCAAAAGAGTGAAGAAAAATGTATTCCTAAATCAAGTTAAACTAGTACCAGTTAGCTTTGCACGTATAGGCAACACAGACTTTTTTAGAGTAACAAGAGCTAAATTATTTGTAGCAGGACATATTCGTAAAAATATCGAATATGCTTCATCAGCATGTAGTGGGGCACTTCGAGATAGAATTGCTGATGTTGCATTTTCTGGTTTCACAGACCTTACTTTCCCACAAACAGCTGGAGGCCCTACTCCGATCTTAGGCATTTCCGAGTTTGCTGAAGCGAACTTCCTGAATGAAGCTACGCAAATGGACGCTCGATTAGATAAGGCTTTCTTCCAAAATCTTGTTAAATACAATGAGCAACCATTTGGCGAGTTAGTAGCAGCGAACTTCTTTGAACTTGATTTTTCACCAATTATGGCAACACCTGAAGGAACGTTCAGCACTTTGCGAGAAAAAATTGTACTAGAACTTACTGTAAAAGTACTACAAGTTCAACAAGTCCGCCTTGGCGCTGGCAGTAGTGTAATAACTCCTGTTCTTTTAGGTCTTACTCCTCCTACTAGTCCTTAA
- a CDS encoding tRNA (N(6)-L-threonylcarbamoyladenosine(37)-C(2))-methylthiotransferase MtaB — MSNERSKIVSFHTLGCKVNHYETEAIWQLFKEQGYERTEFDRQADVYVINTCTVTNTGDKKSRQVIRRAVRQNPDAVICVTGCYAQTSPAEIMAIPGVDIVVGTQDRTKLLGYIDQYRTERQPINAVRNIMKNRVYEELDVPAFTDRTRASLKIQEGCNNFCTFCIIPWARGLMRSRDPKEVLHQAQQLVEAGYLEIVLTGIHTGGYGQDLKDYNLAQLLRDLEANVKGLKRLRISSIEASQLTDEVIEVLRESNIVVNHLHIPIQSGSDTVLKRMRRKYTMEFFSERLTKLNEALPDLAVTSDVIVGFPGETEEEFMETYNFIRDHKFSELHVFPFSPRTGTPAARMEDQIDEDIKNERVHRLIALNDQLAKEYASRFEDQVLEVIPEEFVHDGSEEEGLLTGYTDNYLKVVFEGPESLIGQLVKVKITQAGYPHSKGQFVRVLEAVK, encoded by the coding sequence ATGAGTAACGAGCGATCAAAAATCGTGAGTTTCCATACTCTAGGTTGTAAAGTAAATCATTATGAAACTGAAGCTATTTGGCAGCTGTTTAAAGAACAAGGCTATGAGCGTACTGAATTTGATCGTCAGGCAGACGTTTATGTCATAAATACATGTACTGTAACAAATACTGGGGACAAAAAATCTCGTCAGGTGATTCGTCGAGCTGTACGTCAAAACCCAGATGCTGTCATTTGTGTTACTGGGTGCTACGCTCAAACATCACCAGCAGAAATTATGGCAATTCCTGGAGTAGACATTGTTGTAGGAACACAGGATCGTACAAAATTGCTGGGCTATATTGATCAATATCGTACTGAACGCCAACCAATTAATGCTGTACGCAACATTATGAAAAATCGTGTATATGAGGAATTAGATGTTCCAGCATTTACAGACCGTACACGTGCATCTTTAAAAATTCAAGAGGGCTGTAATAACTTTTGTACTTTTTGTATTATTCCATGGGCTCGCGGGTTAATGCGCTCCCGAGACCCTAAGGAAGTACTACACCAAGCACAACAATTAGTGGAAGCAGGTTATCTTGAAATTGTACTAACAGGCATTCATACAGGTGGCTATGGACAAGACTTAAAAGATTATAACTTAGCGCAGTTACTACGTGATTTAGAGGCGAATGTGAAAGGCTTAAAACGCTTACGTATTTCTTCAATTGAGGCTAGTCAATTAACAGATGAAGTCATTGAAGTTTTACGTGAATCAAATATTGTTGTTAATCACTTACACATTCCAATCCAATCAGGTTCTGACACGGTTTTAAAACGTATGCGTCGTAAATATACAATGGAGTTCTTTAGTGAGCGCTTAACAAAACTAAACGAGGCTTTACCAGACTTAGCTGTTACTTCTGACGTTATAGTAGGTTTCCCAGGTGAGACGGAAGAAGAGTTTATGGAAACATATAACTTTATTCGAGATCATAAATTCTCTGAGCTGCATGTATTTCCATTCTCCCCACGTACAGGGACACCGGCTGCACGTATGGAGGACCAAATTGATGAGGATATTAAAAACGAACGTGTTCACCGATTAATCGCTTTAAATGACCAGTTGGCAAAGGAATATGCCTCTCGCTTCGAAGATCAAGTATTAGAGGTTATTCCAGAAGAATTTGTCCATGACGGTAGTGAGGAAGAAGGGCTACTAACCGGCTATACAGATAATTACTTAAAAGTAGTCTTTGAAGGCCCTGAAAGTCTAATTGGACAGCTTGTGAAGGTAAAAATTACACAAGCAGGATACCCTCATTCTAAAGGACAATTTGTACGTGTGTTAGAAGCAGTTAAATAA
- the deoC gene encoding deoxyribose-phosphate aldolase, translated as MGQNFARMIDHTLLKAEATQEQIEKLCAEAKQFSFASVCVNPTWVKYSSELLQGSDVLVCTVIGFPLGASTSAVKAFEVKDAIANGAKEVDMVINIGALKDKKYDAVQADIAAVVEAAKGSALVKVIIEACLLTEEEKVKACELSVAAGADYVKTSTGFSTGGATAEDIALMRKTVGPELGVKASGGVRSLEDMKKMIEAGATRIGASSGVAIMNGLISDSNY; from the coding sequence ATGGGACAAAATTTTGCACGTATGATTGATCATACTTTATTAAAGGCTGAGGCTACGCAAGAACAAATTGAAAAACTTTGTGCAGAGGCAAAACAATTTAGCTTTGCTTCAGTATGTGTAAATCCGACATGGGTTAAGTACAGTAGTGAGTTATTACAAGGATCAGACGTTTTAGTGTGTACAGTTATTGGTTTCCCGCTTGGTGCTAGTACATCTGCGGTCAAAGCATTTGAGGTAAAAGATGCAATTGCGAACGGTGCAAAAGAAGTGGATATGGTCATTAATATTGGTGCATTAAAGGATAAAAAATATGATGCTGTACAAGCTGATATTGCGGCAGTGGTTGAAGCGGCAAAAGGTAGTGCACTTGTGAAGGTTATTATTGAAGCTTGCTTACTAACAGAAGAAGAGAAAGTGAAAGCATGTGAATTATCAGTGGCAGCAGGTGCAGATTATGTGAAAACTTCAACAGGTTTTTCTACTGGTGGCGCAACAGCAGAGGATATTGCTTTAATGCGTAAAACAGTAGGACCAGAGCTTGGAGTAAAAGCTTCTGGTGGTGTACGAAGCTTAGAGGATATGAAAAAGATGATTGAGGCAGGGGCTACTCGTATTGGAGCAAGCTCAGGCGTAGCAATTATGAATGGCTTAATTTCAGACTCTAATTATTAA
- a CDS encoding transcriptional regulator, with the protein MTKFKKMFTHEDDLPVLGLDPYIELIQASSSSNTNQEEAKLGLMLLWLSDYVLDAMDIELAPFGITESKLDLLLLLTLHDVRRATPSAIAERLGITRASATSMIDWLEKRNLVVRNHSKEDRRKIYVSLTDEGRAFVADILPTYWAACASSMVDLEPEERKVFEKLVKKLLKSMQRKLKVER; encoded by the coding sequence ATGACAAAATTTAAAAAAATGTTTACGCATGAAGATGATTTGCCAGTATTAGGTTTAGATCCATATATTGAACTGATTCAAGCATCTTCTTCAAGTAATACAAATCAAGAAGAAGCAAAATTGGGATTAATGCTGTTGTGGTTAAGTGACTACGTTTTAGATGCAATGGATATTGAGCTGGCTCCTTTCGGAATTACGGAAAGTAAATTAGATCTACTATTATTGTTGACACTGCATGATGTTAGAAGAGCGACTCCATCTGCAATAGCTGAACGTTTAGGAATTACGAGGGCATCAGCAACTTCAATGATTGATTGGTTAGAAAAGAGAAATCTTGTTGTACGGAATCATAGCAAAGAAGATCGGAGGAAAATTTATGTGAGCTTAACAGATGAAGGGCGTGCTTTTGTGGCTGACATTTTGCCAACTTATTGGGCTGCTTGCGCTTCTAGCATGGTCGATTTGGAGCCTGAAGAACGGAAGGTATTTGAAAAGTTGGTGAAAAAACTATTAAAATCTATGCAGAGAAAACTAAAGGTGGAACGTTAA
- a CDS encoding MFS transporter gives MNKAIIENQVNYSLMTIILSWTGMVVMSSLYLTIPLLSLFSEYFHISLSKAGLSSSIFSLGFATGCFFYGAISEKYGRKNVIVMGLFSLSCITFLLGMTNDYSFIILLRGLQGLAAATFSPVALAYTLEVFPNDKKVGAVGFISTGFLLAGIVGQVFSGYVSEHTSWHVTFYVLSLVYLATALLVFWLLPKGGAVNKAKNIWEPMKRIGIIFTNGNLIFSYMIAFVLLLSFVSMYIILGEYLTSDSFGMSSQKLIYIRSIGVLGMILSPIAGKLSKRLNVLSVLKGALTLSIISLLMMGFISNIVGLSLISILFVSGIALAVPSLVSLVGQLGWNMGGIAISMYTVILFTGTSVAPMISVYFMKTGSFTFAFILLATTLSIGLISAMMIRIKRK, from the coding sequence ATGAATAAAGCAATTATAGAAAACCAAGTAAATTATTCTCTAATGACCATTATTTTATCTTGGACAGGGATGGTAGTAATGTCCAGTTTGTATTTGACAATACCTCTTCTGAGTCTATTCAGTGAATATTTTCATATTTCCTTGTCTAAGGCAGGCCTCAGTTCAAGTATTTTTTCACTTGGATTTGCTACAGGATGCTTTTTCTATGGAGCAATATCAGAAAAATATGGACGAAAAAATGTAATTGTTATGGGGCTTTTTTCATTAAGTTGTATAACATTCCTATTAGGTATGACGAATGATTATTCTTTCATTATATTACTAAGAGGATTGCAGGGACTTGCAGCGGCTACATTTTCACCAGTGGCACTTGCTTATACGCTTGAAGTATTTCCAAATGATAAAAAAGTGGGAGCAGTTGGTTTTATAAGCACAGGTTTTCTCTTAGCTGGTATTGTAGGTCAGGTATTTAGTGGCTATGTAAGTGAACATACTTCTTGGCATGTCACTTTTTATGTTCTTTCACTAGTGTATCTTGCTACTGCCTTGCTAGTGTTTTGGTTATTACCAAAAGGTGGAGCTGTTAATAAAGCAAAGAATATATGGGAGCCAATGAAAAGGATAGGTATTATTTTTACCAATGGAAATTTGATATTTAGTTATATGATTGCTTTCGTTCTATTATTGTCCTTTGTGAGTATGTATATTATTTTGGGGGAGTACCTTACAAGTGATTCTTTTGGAATGAGTAGTCAAAAGTTGATTTATATTCGATCTATTGGTGTATTAGGAATGATCCTGTCACCTATTGCAGGGAAATTATCAAAGCGTTTGAATGTCCTGTCAGTACTAAAAGGAGCCTTGACTCTTTCTATTATCTCCTTATTAATGATGGGCTTTATCTCTAACATCGTTGGTTTATCCTTAATTAGTATTCTATTTGTTAGTGGTATTGCACTTGCGGTACCTTCATTAGTGTCACTTGTGGGTCAATTAGGTTGGAACATGGGAGGCATTGCAATATCTATGTATACAGTAATTTTATTTACTGGAACAAGTGTTGCGCCTATGATATCTGTTTATTTTATGAAAACTGGTAGCTTTACTTTTGCATTTATTCTCCTTGCTACAACACTTAGCATTGGATTAATTTCTGCTATGATGATTAGAATCAAAAGAAAATAA
- a CDS encoding spore coat protein CotJA, whose translation MFTQYKYWKPYISPFDPCPPIRVKSFATPPQLYMGFQPPGLPQFQTPREALMAGTLWPQLFSPYPNPEKGGIKNE comes from the coding sequence ATGTTTACGCAATATAAGTATTGGAAGCCTTATATTAGCCCATTTGATCCATGCCCGCCTATTAGAGTTAAAAGCTTTGCCACACCCCCACAATTGTATATGGGATTTCAACCACCTGGATTACCACAATTTCAAACGCCAAGAGAAGCTCTTATGGCTGGTACATTATGGCCGCAACTATTTAGTCCCTATCCAAATCCTGAAAAAGGAGGGATAAAAAATGAATAA
- a CDS encoding spore coat protein CotJB, with translation MNKEMPPEFYTLLEEIQAIDFVIVELNLYLDTHPHDYDAIQQFNEKTEISMKLKRDFEKKFGPLMNFGRSYSNYPFNWIDTPWPWQV, from the coding sequence ATGAATAAAGAGATGCCGCCGGAATTTTATACATTACTCGAAGAAATTCAAGCTATTGATTTTGTCATTGTGGAGTTAAACCTTTATTTAGATACTCATCCTCATGATTATGATGCCATTCAGCAATTTAATGAAAAAACTGAAATAAGTATGAAACTAAAGAGAGATTTTGAAAAGAAATTCGGTCCTCTTATGAATTTCGGAAGAAGCTATTCTAATTATCCATTTAATTGGATTGATACACCGTGGCCGTGGCAAGTCTAA
- a CDS encoding spore coat protein CotJC: MWYYEKKLQYPVRVSTCNPMLAKFLIEQYGGADGELAAALRYMNQRYTIPDKVVGLLTDIATEEFSHLEMIATMIYKLTKDATPEMLKEAGLGDHYVNHDRALFYQNASGVPFTATYIQAKGDPIADLYEDIAAEEKARATYQWIIDLSDDTDLNDSLKFLREREIVHSQRFREAVEILKDDRDQKKIF; the protein is encoded by the coding sequence TTGTGGTATTATGAAAAAAAACTCCAATATCCTGTCAGAGTGAGTACATGTAACCCAATGCTAGCAAAATTTTTAATTGAGCAGTATGGAGGGGCAGATGGGGAATTAGCAGCTGCACTTCGCTATATGAACCAGCGCTACACGATTCCAGATAAAGTGGTGGGACTATTAACAGATATTGCAACAGAGGAATTTTCGCACCTAGAAATGATTGCAACGATGATTTATAAGCTAACTAAAGATGCTACACCTGAGATGTTAAAGGAAGCTGGATTAGGGGATCATTATGTCAATCATGATAGAGCATTATTTTATCAAAATGCCTCTGGGGTACCGTTTACGGCAACCTATATTCAGGCGAAAGGCGACCCGATTGCTGATTTATATGAGGATATTGCGGCTGAAGAAAAGGCTCGTGCCACATACCAGTGGATTATTGACTTATCAGATGACACAGATTTGAATGATAGTCTGAAGTTTTTACGTGAACGGGAAATTGTTCATTCTCAACGCTTTAGAGAAGCTGTAGAAATATTAAAAGATGACAGAGATCAAAAGAAAATTTTCTAG
- a CDS encoding potassium uptake system protein, which translates to MAIKQYAVIGLGRFGTSVARRLHEAGQEILGIDINEERVEDAELYVTHAVVADTTEEKALISIGIGNFDCVIVAIGNDMQSSILTVSLLKELGIKKVIAKALGKRHGQVLDKVGADWIIYPERDMGERVANQLLSPNMLNYIELSKEYSLEEIMIPSKMAGQNLRDLDLRAKYNVSVIAIVREGEIIISPSPEQNIEKEDLLVMIGHRKDLTLFSNIQ; encoded by the coding sequence ATGGCTATTAAACAATATGCCGTAATAGGTTTAGGAAGATTCGGAACAAGTGTCGCCCGTAGATTACATGAAGCTGGACAGGAAATATTGGGAATCGACATTAACGAGGAAAGAGTGGAAGATGCAGAACTCTATGTTACTCATGCCGTTGTAGCTGATACAACAGAAGAAAAAGCTTTAATCTCAATTGGAATAGGTAATTTCGATTGTGTCATTGTGGCAATTGGCAACGATATGCAGTCTAGTATTTTAACAGTATCGTTATTAAAAGAATTAGGAATAAAAAAAGTTATTGCCAAGGCATTAGGTAAAAGACATGGGCAAGTGTTAGATAAAGTAGGTGCTGATTGGATTATCTACCCTGAACGAGATATGGGAGAGCGTGTAGCGAATCAGTTACTGTCCCCAAACATGCTAAATTATATTGAATTATCAAAGGAGTACAGTTTAGAAGAAATTATGATTCCTTCCAAAATGGCTGGGCAAAATCTTCGAGATCTAGATTTGCGTGCGAAATATAACGTCAGCGTTATTGCCATTGTTCGTGAAGGTGAAATAATTATTTCGCCTTCTCCTGAGCAGAATATAGAAAAGGAAGATTTATTAGTGATGATTGGTCATCGAAAAGACCTTACTTTATTTTCAAATATTCAATAA
- a CDS encoding Trk family potassium uptake protein yields the protein MNTFKNTLNPPKILVLGFVLIIVIGTILLTLPFATEDGKGLSFLDSLFTATSATCVTGLIVVDTGDTFSVFGEVVILLLIQIGGLGFMTFATLLFLLLGKKISLKERLLLKEAFNNINIAGLVKLVKRILLFTAFIEIIGGLILSIRFSFDMSIGKAFYFGFFHAISNFNNAGFDLMGGFNGMTTYVGDPFVVFTICALITIGGLGFIVMNELYEYRVTKRLSVHTKIVLATTLLLTASATILIFLFEYGNQKTIGPLSEWGKILGSLYQAVTPRTAGSNTLAIGDLTHSTLFLIILLMFIGAGSGSTAGGIKITTFAVLVATMWSQIRGKEDVVLFKRRIVNETILKALTVTMCGMVIVVVVTIILSITEQKHSFMMYLFEATSAFGTVGLSMGLTPELSPAGRLLIILTMFAGRLGPLTIAFAITKRRKSEAFRHLKGNIMIG from the coding sequence ATGAACACATTTAAAAACACATTAAATCCTCCCAAAATTCTCGTACTTGGTTTTGTACTTATTATTGTAATTGGGACGATTCTTTTAACACTACCTTTTGCCACTGAGGATGGGAAAGGACTTTCTTTTTTAGATTCATTATTTACTGCTACTTCTGCAACTTGTGTAACGGGGTTAATTGTTGTCGATACAGGTGATACATTTTCTGTCTTTGGAGAAGTAGTCATTTTATTATTAATCCAAATTGGTGGGTTAGGGTTTATGACGTTTGCGACATTATTATTTTTACTGCTTGGAAAAAAAATATCTTTAAAAGAGAGACTGTTGCTAAAGGAAGCATTCAACAATATTAACATTGCTGGTCTTGTTAAATTAGTAAAAAGAATATTGCTCTTCACAGCATTTATTGAAATTATCGGTGGTCTTATTTTATCAATTCGTTTTTCTTTTGACATGTCGATAGGCAAAGCATTTTATTTTGGTTTTTTTCATGCCATCTCCAATTTCAACAACGCAGGCTTTGATTTAATGGGTGGCTTTAACGGAATGACAACCTACGTGGGTGACCCCTTTGTTGTTTTCACAATTTGTGCTCTCATTACAATCGGGGGCTTAGGATTTATTGTGATGAATGAATTGTATGAATATCGGGTGACAAAAAGACTTTCCGTCCATACCAAAATTGTCTTAGCAACTACACTACTTTTAACTGCTAGTGCAACGATTTTGATATTTTTGTTCGAGTATGGAAACCAAAAAACAATCGGTCCATTATCAGAATGGGGAAAAATATTAGGTTCTCTTTATCAAGCTGTTACACCTAGAACGGCTGGTTCTAATACACTTGCTATTGGTGACTTAACACATTCAACATTATTCTTAATAATTCTCTTAATGTTTATTGGTGCTGGATCAGGATCCACTGCTGGCGGAATTAAAATAACAACCTTCGCTGTTTTAGTAGCTACAATGTGGTCACAAATTAGAGGAAAAGAAGATGTTGTTCTATTTAAACGTAGAATTGTCAACGAAACCATCTTAAAGGCATTGACAGTTACAATGTGTGGGATGGTGATTGTCGTTGTTGTCACCATTATACTTAGCATTACAGAACAAAAACATAGCTTTATGATGTATTTATTTGAGGCTACCTCTGCATTTGGTACGGTCGGTCTTTCTATGGGCCTGACCCCAGAGCTATCTCCTGCTGGTCGTCTTCTTATTATTCTTACAATGTTCGCAGGCAGGCTTGGTCCACTAACTATTGCATTTGCCATTACAAAAAGACGGAAATCAGAGGCTTTTCGTCATCTAAAAGGAAATATAATGATTGGGTAA
- a CDS encoding 30S ribosomal protein S21, which yields MSKTVVRKNESLEDALRRFKRTVSKSGTIQEVRKREFYEKPSVKRKKKSEAARKRKW from the coding sequence ATGTCAAAAACTGTCGTTCGCAAAAACGAATCGCTTGAAGATGCTCTTCGCCGCTTCAAACGTACTGTATCAAAAAGTGGTACAATTCAGGAAGTTAGAAAGCGCGAGTTCTACGAAAAACCTAGCGTAAAACGTAAAAAGAAATCAGAAGCTGCACGTAAACGTAAGTGGTAA
- a CDS encoding stage IV sporulation protein has translation MWNNRPIIIRIKRHENVHPFIQALHVQHVPLKRVVFREQEVTFETTMHYLPKIRRVRRHYRLKMAVYYSDELQVFRAQLWTVLGLAMMIAIPLLCAQVIWRVDIKAASPELEQRIDKTFQETFQLETPMSKKNLPSDAIIRQKLLEAHRDLSWVHIEKHGGRVILRPQESPKQTKLTNEKLASHLVATKSGVITHFNIQNGERKISVNDTAYEGDVLVSGVIESGTDQVFVGAKGEVYADYWLECSFKIPTKITLKTLQQKQWRVLVKGIHQEKIDYVQKKDLPNWLDPYVSIVEEQNTKKMQVELDKSKVDSLLLPLLHEKVIRSLPAKTVIKKENLLQVKWENGTVEGKVLFLVNENIANPIQGQQGE, from the coding sequence ATGTGGAATAACCGACCAATTATCATACGTATAAAGCGCCATGAAAATGTTCATCCTTTTATTCAAGCATTGCATGTACAGCATGTGCCATTAAAGCGTGTTGTCTTTCGTGAGCAAGAGGTTACCTTTGAAACGACAATGCATTATTTACCAAAAATTCGTCGTGTACGTAGGCATTATCGACTGAAGATGGCTGTCTATTATTCGGATGAGCTTCAGGTTTTTCGAGCACAGCTTTGGACTGTACTTGGTTTGGCAATGATGATTGCCATTCCATTGCTATGTGCACAAGTTATTTGGCGTGTTGATATCAAAGCAGCGTCACCAGAATTAGAGCAGCGTATTGACAAAACCTTTCAAGAAACCTTTCAATTAGAAACGCCTATGTCTAAAAAAAATTTACCATCTGATGCTATTATTCGTCAGAAGCTACTTGAAGCGCATCGTGATCTTTCATGGGTGCACATTGAAAAGCATGGAGGACGTGTTATTTTACGACCTCAGGAATCACCTAAACAAACAAAACTAACGAATGAAAAGCTTGCTTCACATTTAGTTGCAACAAAAAGTGGCGTTATTACGCATTTTAATATCCAAAATGGAGAGCGGAAAATTTCAGTGAATGATACTGCCTACGAAGGTGATGTCCTTGTTAGTGGTGTTATTGAAAGCGGTACAGATCAAGTGTTTGTTGGTGCAAAAGGTGAGGTCTATGCTGATTATTGGCTGGAATGTTCATTTAAAATTCCAACAAAAATAACATTAAAAACGCTACAGCAGAAGCAATGGCGTGTATTAGTGAAGGGCATCCATCAAGAAAAAATTGACTATGTGCAAAAGAAAGATTTACCGAACTGGCTTGATCCGTATGTTTCAATTGTGGAAGAGCAGAACACTAAAAAAATGCAGGTAGAGCTTGATAAATCCAAAGTTGATTCTTTACTTTTACCATTATTGCATGAAAAGGTTATACGTTCATTACCTGCGAAAACGGTCATTAAAAAAGAAAACCTTTTACAGGTAAAGTGGGAGAATGGTACAGTTGAAGGGAAAGTTCTATTTTTAGTCAATGAAAACATTGCAAACCCAATACAAGGCCAACAAGGAGAATGA